In Flavobacterium sp. WV_118_3, one DNA window encodes the following:
- a CDS encoding uracil-DNA glycosylase family protein, translating to MNPLLERIHLCTLCQASLPNPPKPILSFESTSRVLIIGQAPGQKAHTSGIPWNDASGEKLRNWLDVGPSEFYDTSLFGIVPMGFCFPGKGKSGDLRPRPECAPTWHSQIFTALTDVKLILLIGSYAQSYYLKERSYRTLTENVLHYRDFLPDYFPLVHPSPRNRIWQKKNPWFEEEVIPELRKQVRKALVP from the coding sequence ATGAACCCGTTATTAGAACGTATCCATTTGTGTACACTGTGTCAGGCGTCATTACCTAACCCACCGAAGCCTATACTTTCTTTTGAGAGTACCTCCCGGGTTTTAATTATCGGACAGGCACCGGGACAAAAGGCACATACCAGTGGGATTCCGTGGAATGATGCAAGTGGGGAAAAATTAAGAAACTGGTTAGATGTGGGACCATCTGAATTTTACGATACGTCATTATTTGGTATCGTTCCAATGGGGTTTTGTTTTCCGGGTAAAGGAAAGTCAGGGGATTTACGTCCGAGGCCGGAATGTGCGCCAACCTGGCATTCACAGATCTTTACGGCACTTACGGATGTAAAACTTATTTTATTGATTGGGTCATATGCCCAATCTTACTATCTTAAGGAACGCTCCTATCGAACGTTGACAGAAAACGTATTGCATTACCGCGATTTTTTACCGGATTATTTTCCTTTGGTTCATCCATCACCGCGAAACCGGATCTGGCAGAAAAAAAATCCCTGGTTTGAGGAGGAAGTTATCCCCGAATTACGAAAACAAGTCCGGAAGGCACTGGTTCCTTAA
- a CDS encoding rhodanese-like domain-containing protein → MKRNIFKLLFLLLFLLLFFTACQAQVKDGTQLVNPEAFEKTITANKGQLIDVRTPKEYQSGHLKGAKNLHIYEKNFGEEVDKLDKTKPVYVYCKAGGRSAEAVEILQEKGFKKIVELDGGIDAWNDQKKTVEK, encoded by the coding sequence ATGAAACGGAACATTTTTAAACTGTTATTTTTGCTATTATTTTTGCTATTATTTTTTACTGCTTGTCAGGCACAGGTAAAAGACGGAACGCAATTGGTAAACCCGGAAGCTTTTGAAAAAACAATCACAGCCAATAAAGGACAACTGATCGATGTGCGTACTCCAAAAGAATACCAGTCCGGTCACCTGAAAGGGGCTAAAAACCTTCATATCTACGAAAAAAACTTCGGAGAGGAAGTGGACAAATTGGATAAAACAAAACCGGTTTATGTCTACTGCAAAGCAGGAGGAAGAAGTGCCGAAGCCGTTGAAATCCTACAAGAAAAAGGGTTTAAAAAAATCGTAGAACTGGACGGTGGTATCGACGCATGGAATGATCAGAAAAAAACGGTGGAAAAATAA
- a CDS encoding histidine kinase: MTNLDYIFLVLCLLILCIAGYLLYRLQQLEKEKKYMQVKYVDFEERFNHLQLETLESKLNPHLFKNILNSIQSHAYQTYFAMDKLSNVLDYILYESRRRFVSPKEEIDFALNLIEINKIKISPLFALTVKKKIDETDASYQQQLMAPLISIDLIENAFKHADLQSADAFITVVIELKGQVFSMMVTNKISSKAAFKKDNSGLGSETLEQRLKIIYKNHYKLDKFIEGDVYVAQLKIDLREYKTQMLAS, translated from the coding sequence ATGACAAACCTGGATTATATATTTTTAGTTTTGTGTCTGCTGATCCTTTGCATCGCGGGCTATCTCTTGTATCGACTGCAACAGTTGGAAAAAGAGAAAAAGTATATGCAGGTTAAATATGTGGATTTTGAAGAACGTTTTAACCATTTGCAATTGGAAACACTCGAATCCAAACTGAACCCGCATTTGTTTAAAAATATATTAAATTCGATACAATCACATGCTTATCAAACCTATTTTGCGATGGATAAGTTGTCGAATGTACTGGATTATATCTTGTATGAAAGTAGAAGGCGTTTTGTGAGCCCAAAAGAAGAAATCGACTTCGCTTTAAACCTGATTGAGATTAATAAAATCAAAATTAGTCCACTTTTTGCCCTTACGGTAAAAAAGAAAATCGACGAAACGGATGCCTCGTACCAACAACAGTTAATGGCGCCGCTAATTTCGATCGATCTGATTGAAAATGCTTTTAAACATGCCGATTTACAAAGTGCCGATGCTTTTATTACGGTTGTTATCGAATTAAAAGGTCAGGTTTTTTCAATGATGGTGACCAATAAAATTTCCAGTAAAGCGGCCTTTAAAAAAGACAATAGTGGACTAGGATCGGAAACCTTGGAACAACGATTAAAGATTATTTATAAAAACCATTATAAACTAGACAAATTCATTGAAGGAGATGTCTATGTTGCACAATTAAAAATTGATTTACGTGAGTACAAAACTCAAATGCTTGCTTCTTGA
- a CDS encoding sulfite exporter TauE/SafE family protein, producing MLLSAFIFGLVSSLHCIGMCGPIAMMLPVDQHNPAKKVIQILMYHSGRLMAYATLGLVFGMVGKGLYLAGLQQQMSIIAGILMIVVVLVPEKILARYNFSKPVYRLLSKIKSSLGNQFKKKSYTALFTIGLLNGLLPCGLVYAALFGAIAMQSESLGVVYMVLYGLGTIPMMTTVVYASNWISQPIRNKIGKIIPYVAVCIGMLFILRGLGLGIPYVSPGNMSLFVRGEAHCG from the coding sequence ATGTTGCTTTCTGCATTTATATTCGGTTTGGTAAGTAGTCTACACTGCATTGGTATGTGTGGACCTATTGCCATGATGTTACCAGTTGATCAGCATAATCCAGCTAAAAAAGTAATCCAGATATTAATGTACCATAGTGGTCGTTTAATGGCCTATGCTACCTTAGGATTGGTTTTTGGGATGGTCGGAAAAGGTCTTTATTTGGCCGGATTGCAGCAACAAATGTCTATTATAGCCGGAATTTTAATGATTGTAGTCGTGCTTGTTCCGGAGAAAATCCTCGCGCGTTATAATTTTTCAAAACCGGTGTATCGTCTGCTTTCTAAAATTAAAAGTAGTCTGGGAAATCAGTTTAAAAAGAAAAGTTATACAGCACTTTTTACAATAGGTCTGCTCAATGGATTGCTGCCTTGTGGATTGGTATATGCCGCTCTGTTTGGTGCCATTGCGATGCAGAGTGAATCACTCGGTGTTGTATATATGGTACTTTACGGATTAGGTACGATACCCATGATGACTACCGTTGTATATGCCTCCAATTGGATAAGTCAGCCAATACGAAACAAAATAGGGAAAATAATTCCTTATGTAGCGGTTTGTATTGGTATGTTGTTTATATTGAGAGGATTGGGACTCGGTATTCCATATGTTTCTCCCGGGAATATGAGTCTTTTTGTTAGAGGTGAAGCGCATTGTGGTTAA
- the hemN gene encoding oxygen-independent coproporphyrinogen III oxidase, whose amino-acid sequence MAISLVQKYNVPGPRYTSYPTVPYWDDSQFSVAAWRDTYIRSFRESNTSEGISLYIHLPFCESLCTFCGCHKRITKRHDVEYTYIQAVLKEWALYCDTFPETPNIREIHLGGGTPTFFSPENLELLINGILSRSNRMDNYEFSFEGHPNNTTRAHLVKLYELGFRRVSFGVQDYSPVVQKAIHREQPFHNVAKVTFWAKEIGYTSISHDLVFGLPFQKLEDVIDTIEKTKSLAPHRLSFYSYAHVPWIKGTGQRGFKDEDVPKDQKKRQLYEVGKMMLEKNGFHEIGMDHFAIEEDSMYTAFHKGKLHRNFMGYTSSKTQLMIGLGMSSISDSWYAFAQNEKTLEDYYARLEQNELAVFKGHILTDEDLIIRRHILNLMCRFQTSWTQETFPEKDMIIAQLREMEKDELVVMTADGITVTEKGKPFVRNICMAFDLRLKRKAPQTQLFSMTI is encoded by the coding sequence ATGGCAATTTCACTAGTTCAAAAATATAATGTTCCCGGACCGCGCTATACAAGCTATCCAACGGTTCCGTATTGGGACGATTCGCAGTTTTCTGTTGCGGCATGGCGGGATACATATATCCGTTCGTTTCGGGAGAGCAATACTTCCGAAGGTATTAGTCTTTATATACATCTACCGTTTTGCGAAAGTCTGTGTACTTTTTGCGGATGTCACAAACGGATTACCAAACGTCATGATGTTGAATACACCTATATTCAGGCGGTTTTAAAGGAATGGGCATTGTATTGCGATACCTTTCCGGAAACACCAAATATCCGGGAAATTCATTTGGGCGGTGGTACGCCTACTTTTTTTTCTCCGGAAAATCTTGAACTTTTGATCAATGGAATTTTGAGTCGTTCCAACCGTATGGATAACTACGAATTCAGCTTTGAAGGACATCCCAACAATACAACCCGGGCACATCTGGTAAAACTTTATGAACTGGGATTTCGCAGGGTCAGTTTTGGTGTTCAGGACTACAGTCCCGTCGTTCAGAAAGCGATCCATCGTGAACAACCGTTTCACAATGTAGCCAAAGTAACTTTTTGGGCCAAAGAAATTGGCTATACCTCTATTTCGCATGATCTTGTATTTGGTTTACCTTTTCAAAAACTGGAAGATGTGATTGATACGATCGAAAAAACAAAATCGCTGGCGCCACACCGTCTGTCATTTTACAGTTATGCCCATGTACCGTGGATTAAAGGAACCGGGCAACGTGGTTTTAAAGACGAAGATGTACCTAAAGATCAGAAAAAAAGGCAACTTTACGAGGTCGGAAAAATGATGTTGGAAAAAAACGGTTTTCATGAAATCGGTATGGATCATTTTGCAATTGAAGAAGACTCGATGTATACAGCATTTCATAAAGGAAAGTTACACCGTAATTTTATGGGGTATACCTCCTCCAAAACACAATTGATGATTGGATTGGGTATGTCCTCTATTAGCGACAGTTGGTATGCTTTTGCTCAAAATGAAAAAACACTGGAAGACTATTATGCCCGTCTGGAACAAAACGAACTGGCAGTTTTTAAAGGTCATATTTTAACGGATGAAGATTTGATCATTCGTCGTCATATTTTAAACCTGATGTGCCGTTTTCAGACGAGTTGGACTCAAGAAACATTTCCCGAAAAAGACATGATAATAGCACAATTACGGGAAATGGAAAAAGATGAATTAGTGGTCATGACAGCCGATGGCATTACCGTTACCGAAAAGGGAAAGCCATTTGTTCGAAATATCTGTATGGCTTTTGATTTACGCCTGAAGCGAAAAGCACCACAAACCCAGTTATTTTCAATGACGATTTGA
- the ccoG gene encoding cytochrome c oxidase accessory protein CcoG, which produces MSGLPDESFRDSIGTIDKEGKRAWVFPKIPKGKFYEKRKLVSYFLLAFLFSAPFIKINGNQFLLFNVLDRKFNFFGFPFWPQDFHLVVISMIVGVVFVTLFTVAFGRIFCGWICPQTIFMEMVFRRIEFWIDGDRGAQMRLAKQEWNAEKIRKRVTKWIVFFIISFLIANVFLAYLVGSDHVLEMVKEGPFHNTNTLIALLIFTAVFYFVFAWLREQVCIIACPYGRLQGVLLDNKSIVVAYDHVRGEGENGRAKFRKNEDRSQVGKGDCIDCRQCVNVCPTGIDIRNGTQLECINCTACIDECDHIMESVNLPKGLIRYASEDEIVKKEKFVFTARMKGYVSVLIILTGVFVGMLFLRNEVEATVLRLPGQLYERKGDNISNVFTYKIVNKTVKDFNKVHFKLVDPKGKIIVVGKPQFQIKKEGMAQGTLFIEIHPAFLKGDKTKITIEVYDGDVLIETTTTNFLGPRSFN; this is translated from the coding sequence ATGTCTGGTTTACCCGATGAAAGTTTTAGAGATAGTATCGGAACTATCGATAAAGAAGGTAAAAGAGCTTGGGTTTTCCCTAAAATTCCGAAAGGAAAATTCTACGAAAAAAGAAAGCTGGTCAGCTATTTTCTGCTAGCCTTCTTGTTTTCGGCCCCTTTTATTAAAATTAACGGAAATCAGTTTCTGTTATTTAATGTGTTGGATCGGAAGTTTAATTTTTTTGGATTTCCATTCTGGCCACAGGATTTCCACCTGGTGGTAATCTCGATGATCGTTGGTGTTGTGTTTGTAACACTCTTTACCGTTGCTTTCGGACGTATTTTTTGCGGATGGATTTGTCCGCAGACCATTTTTATGGAAATGGTTTTCCGACGAATCGAATTCTGGATCGATGGCGACAGAGGGGCACAAATGCGTCTGGCCAAACAAGAGTGGAATGCCGAAAAAATACGAAAAAGAGTTACCAAATGGATCGTGTTCTTTATCATATCGTTTTTAATTGCCAATGTATTTCTGGCCTATCTGGTTGGAAGTGATCATGTGCTCGAAATGGTAAAAGAAGGACCGTTTCACAATACCAATACGTTGATCGCGCTGTTGATTTTTACAGCAGTGTTCTATTTTGTTTTTGCGTGGCTCAGAGAACAGGTTTGTATTATTGCTTGTCCTTACGGGCGTTTACAGGGCGTCTTATTGGATAATAAGTCAATTGTTGTGGCCTACGACCATGTGAGGGGAGAAGGTGAAAACGGAAGAGCCAAATTCCGTAAAAATGAGGACCGGTCACAAGTCGGAAAAGGGGATTGTATCGATTGCCGGCAATGTGTAAACGTATGTCCAACCGGAATCGATATCCGAAACGGAACGCAATTGGAATGTATCAATTGTACCGCTTGTATCGACGAATGTGATCACATCATGGAAAGTGTCAACCTGCCAAAAGGATTGATTCGCTATGCATCTGAAGATGAAATTGTAAAAAAAGAAAAATTCGTCTTTACGGCGCGAATGAAAGGTTATGTGTCCGTTCTGATAATATTAACAGGTGTTTTTGTTGGAATGTTATTTCTGAGAAACGAGGTAGAAGCCACCGTGTTGCGGTTGCCGGGACAATTATACGAACGTAAAGGCGATAATATTAGCAATGTATTTACCTATAAAATCGTCAATAAAACCGTAAAAGATTTTAATAAGGTACACTTTAAATTAGTAGATCCTAAAGGAAAAATTATAGTAGTGGGAAAACCACAGTTTCAGATTAAAAAAGAAGGAATGGCTCAGGGAACATTGTTTATCGAGATTCATCCGGCTTTTCTAAAAGGAGATAAAACCAAAATAACGATTGAAGTCTATGACGGAGACGTATTGATTGAAACCACAACGACCAACTTTTTAGGTCCGCGGAGTTTTAACTAA
- a CDS encoding FixH family protein — MKVNWGTSIVIAFGLFITFIMYFVFKVQSDKNYDHEMVTEEYYKKEMSFQQQLDKEQNAADLTEKVTVSATPEGIMIAFPASFNKDKIKGKVSLYRPSNQKLDFEVPISLSASNLLIPKTNLVDGRWDITIDWEYEGKAYLNKLVVNL, encoded by the coding sequence ATGAAAGTAAATTGGGGAACCAGCATCGTAATCGCTTTCGGATTGTTTATCACTTTTATCATGTACTTCGTATTTAAAGTACAGTCCGATAAAAATTATGACCACGAAATGGTTACAGAAGAATATTATAAAAAAGAAATGAGCTTTCAGCAACAGCTCGATAAAGAACAAAATGCGGCCGACTTAACCGAAAAAGTGACAGTCTCCGCAACACCAGAAGGTATTATGATTGCTTTTCCGGCAAGTTTCAATAAAGACAAAATCAAAGGAAAAGTGTCCCTCTACAGACCGTCCAACCAGAAACTGGACTTCGAAGTTCCGATTTCGTTGTCTGCTTCAAATTTGCTCATACCTAAAACAAATTTGGTGGACGGTCGTTGGGACATTACTATCGATTGGGAATACGAAGGAAAAGCCTATTTGAATAAGTTAGTAGTCAATTTGTAA
- a CDS encoding response regulator transcription factor has product MSTKLKCLLLDDELPGLTYLKMLCEQIPELEVIKAFNNPETFLAECNKYDFDLLISDIEMPGINGLQVANLLEGKAIIFTTAYKDFAVEAYDLDAVDYVVKPIKKERLQQAVQKALKRFETTKTTRKHLQLNTDKGKTILSIDQIFFIKSAETDSRDKVIYLQDLTNFVAKNYSFDKLLQQLPTEEFCRINKKEALAIKNIQFYSHDEITANVMMANGKPFSFGLSESYRPEFVEKVKL; this is encoded by the coding sequence GTGAGTACAAAACTCAAATGCTTGCTTCTTGACGACGAATTACCGGGATTAACCTATCTTAAAATGCTTTGTGAGCAAATTCCCGAATTGGAAGTGATCAAAGCTTTTAATAACCCGGAAACCTTTCTTGCCGAATGTAATAAGTATGATTTTGACCTTTTGATTTCCGATATTGAGATGCCGGGAATCAATGGATTACAAGTCGCTAACTTATTGGAAGGGAAGGCAATTATTTTTACTACGGCCTATAAAGACTTTGCGGTCGAAGCATACGACCTTGATGCGGTGGATTATGTCGTAAAACCAATTAAAAAAGAACGCCTGCAGCAAGCGGTTCAAAAAGCATTAAAACGTTTTGAAACTACAAAAACGACTCGAAAACACCTACAGTTAAATACCGATAAAGGAAAAACCATATTGTCGATCGATCAGATTTTCTTTATCAAATCGGCAGAAACCGACAGCCGGGATAAAGTGATTTATCTACAGGATCTTACCAATTTTGTTGCTAAAAATTACTCTTTTGATAAGTTGTTACAACAATTGCCTACGGAAGAGTTTTGCCGTATCAATAAAAAAGAAGCATTGGCTATAAAAAATATACAGTTTTATTCGCACGACGAGATTACTGCCAATGTGATGATGGCAAACGGTAAGCCGTTTAGTTTCGGTTTAAGTGAAAGTTACCGACCGGAATTTGTAGAGAAAGTGAAGCTCTAG
- a CDS encoding AraC family transcriptional regulator, with protein sequence MKIAVKNMVCQRCVLAVTQILDQMELPYQQVTMGEVILSDSVSEEKRQQFSDALEAIGFEIIDDKRKQLIEKVKTTIINFIHHDQEKTKLTVSEFLSDKVQYDYNYLSSLFSEMEGITIEKYLINQKIEKVKELIVYDELSLKQIADLLGYSSVAYLSNQFKKVTGLTPSHFKNIRDEKRIPLDKV encoded by the coding sequence ATGAAAATAGCTGTTAAAAATATGGTTTGCCAACGTTGCGTTTTGGCGGTTACCCAAATCCTGGATCAAATGGAACTTCCATACCAACAGGTTACAATGGGGGAAGTGATACTTTCGGATTCTGTTTCGGAAGAAAAACGGCAACAGTTTTCGGATGCTTTGGAGGCGATCGGTTTCGAGATTATCGATGACAAACGCAAGCAGCTTATTGAAAAAGTAAAAACGACGATTATCAACTTTATTCATCACGATCAGGAAAAAACAAAACTGACGGTGTCGGAGTTTCTCTCGGATAAAGTACAATACGACTATAACTATCTGAGTAGTCTTTTTTCGGAAATGGAAGGCATTACGATCGAAAAATACCTGATCAATCAAAAAATCGAAAAAGTAAAGGAACTGATTGTTTACGACGAACTTTCGCTAAAACAAATTGCCGATCTGTTGGGATACAGTAGTGTGGCCTATCTGAGTAATCAGTTTAAAAAAGTAACGGGATTAACACCATCACACTTTAAAAATATCCGGGACGAAAAACGAATCCCGTTGGACAAAGTGTAA
- a CDS encoding cation:proton antiporter: MKNFKNSFFYVGVLGVAFAAMYWTVQNGKILEDGRHIVLPNSGNSQWQEFLASLIHNLTHPLAILLAQIVTIVFVARLFGELCKKIGQPMVIGEILAGIVLGPSLVGTYFPEFSNLLFPEASLGNLQFLSQIGLILFMFVVGMELDLKVLQNKAKEAVVISHASIVIPFTLGMVLAYFIYTQFAPDGVEFLSFALFTGIAMSITAFPVLARIVQERGLHRTKLGAMVITCAAADDITAWCILAAVIAIVKAGSFLSSLYIIALAIIYVILMLKVVRPFLKRIGELYTSKESITKSVVAIFFLTLLISSYATEVIGIHALFGAFMAGAIMPDNMRFRNIFIEKVEDVSQVMLLPLFFVFTGLRTQIGLLDDPYLWKICGLIVLVAVVGKFVGSTITARFVGQNWRDSLMIGALMNTRGLMELVVLNIGYDLGVLKPEIFAMMVIMALATTLMTGPALDLINYIFKTKDEIIPAEISQVSKYKVLVSFDTPEEGKGLLRLANTFVKKMKKNAMVTAMHIPSSNEVHPFNVEEFEEQCFKPVLAESKELKQKVTTLFKTSTDVDSDIIEVSNKGEFDLVLVALGQSIFEGTLLGKILGFTTRIINPENLLNKFTGKEKLFENSPFDERTEQILAKTEVPVGVLVNKNFEKADRVFVTLFDDSDAFLIEYAQKLIANVESQVTVLDVVGNIKNNATIKEGIRAIEQQAPNHIKLLNERKIEKNFLQDQDLMIISVDSWKKLVESRSTWLNNTPSLLILKP; this comes from the coding sequence ATGAAAAATTTTAAAAATAGCTTCTTTTATGTCGGCGTATTGGGTGTCGCTTTTGCGGCCATGTACTGGACTGTCCAAAATGGAAAGATTTTGGAAGATGGCCGTCATATTGTATTACCCAATTCCGGGAATAGCCAATGGCAGGAATTTTTAGCATCTCTAATTCATAATCTGACACACCCGTTAGCGATTTTATTAGCACAAATTGTGACCATTGTTTTTGTGGCGCGTTTGTTCGGAGAGTTATGTAAAAAAATAGGCCAACCAATGGTTATTGGTGAGATACTGGCCGGTATTGTCTTAGGTCCTTCGCTTGTAGGAACCTATTTCCCGGAGTTTTCCAATTTATTATTTCCGGAAGCCTCATTAGGGAATTTACAGTTCCTGAGTCAGATCGGATTAATTCTTTTTATGTTTGTGGTCGGGATGGAACTCGATCTGAAAGTACTACAAAATAAAGCCAAAGAAGCAGTAGTTATCAGCCATGCGAGTATCGTGATTCCGTTTACACTCGGGATGGTTCTGGCTTATTTTATTTACACCCAATTTGCCCCGGATGGTGTAGAATTCCTTTCGTTTGCTTTGTTTACCGGTATCGCAATGAGTATTACGGCTTTCCCGGTATTGGCACGTATTGTACAGGAAAGAGGATTACACCGAACCAAACTTGGCGCAATGGTAATTACCTGTGCCGCAGCCGACGATATTACGGCCTGGTGTATTCTGGCCGCTGTAATCGCAATCGTTAAGGCCGGTTCGTTTTTAAGTTCCTTATATATTATAGCGCTTGCGATTATCTATGTGATTCTAATGCTAAAAGTGGTACGCCCGTTCCTAAAAAGAATCGGGGAATTGTATACCAGTAAAGAAAGCATTACCAAATCGGTTGTGGCAATATTTTTCCTGACGTTATTAATCTCATCCTATGCTACGGAAGTAATCGGTATTCACGCTTTATTCGGAGCCTTTATGGCCGGGGCAATTATGCCGGACAATATGCGTTTTCGAAATATCTTTATCGAAAAAGTGGAGGACGTTTCGCAGGTAATGTTGCTACCGTTGTTTTTCGTTTTTACCGGATTACGTACGCAAATCGGACTTTTGGATGATCCGTATTTATGGAAAATCTGTGGTTTGATTGTATTGGTAGCCGTTGTTGGAAAATTTGTAGGAAGTACGATAACGGCAAGGTTCGTAGGTCAGAACTGGCGTGATAGTTTAATGATCGGCGCGTTGATGAATACCAGAGGATTGATGGAGCTGGTCGTGTTAAATATCGGATATGATTTAGGTGTGTTAAAACCGGAAATCTTTGCGATGATGGTCATCATGGCTTTGGCGACGACCTTAATGACCGGACCGGCTTTAGATTTGATCAATTACATATTTAAGACGAAAGACGAGATTATTCCGGCTGAAATCAGTCAGGTAAGTAAATATAAGGTATTGGTGTCGTTCGATACGCCCGAAGAAGGAAAAGGTTTATTACGACTGGCGAATACTTTTGTTAAAAAAATGAAGAAAAATGCGATGGTTACGGCCATGCATATTCCGTCGAGTAACGAAGTACATCCCTTTAATGTGGAAGAATTCGAAGAACAATGCTTTAAACCGGTATTAGCCGAATCGAAAGAGTTAAAACAAAAGGTGACCACTTTGTTTAAAACCTCAACCGATGTGGATTCGGATATCATTGAAGTGTCTAATAAAGGTGAATTTGACCTGGTTTTGGTCGCTTTAGGACAATCTATTTTTGAAGGAACACTATTGGGGAAAATTCTTGGTTTTACAACCCGTATCATTAATCCGGAAAACCTGTTGAATAAGTTTACCGGTAAGGAAAAACTATTCGAAAATTCACCGTTTGACGAGCGCACCGAACAGATTCTGGCGAAAACAGAAGTTCCGGTTGGGGTGTTGGTCAACAAGAATTTTGAAAAAGCCGATCGCGTTTTTGTAACCTTATTCGATGATTCCGATGCTTTCCTGATCGAATATGCCCAAAAGCTGATCGCAAATGTCGAATCGCAGGTAACGGTGCTGGATGTGGTTGGAAATATTAAAAATAATGCGACAATTAAAGAAGGTATCCGCGCAATCGAACAACAGGCGCCCAATCATATTAAGTTGCTAAACGAACGTAAAATCGAAAAAAACTTTTTACAGGATCAAGATTTGATGATCATTAGTGTTGACAGCTGGAAAAAACTGGTAGAATCCAGAAGTACCTGGCTTAATAATACACCATCGCTATTAATCTTAAAACCTTAA